From Thermogemmatispora onikobensis, one genomic window encodes:
- a CDS encoding glycosyltransferase 87 family protein, translated as MSNVRSSSGSGGLPVAETPVSALSAVAQGVRGGLERLAEPTGGALSFLPLALALLVMLALSSWQMVWATSDVTRYECYGLAFWFGGQAHALAPQIDCSFLPARAEKLPPLHTLPIEYPPLTLILFTPGLLVPSAYYPLVFGLLMALAALLIYWLLLRWGPRGAALAFTCYLFLGEWGLALLRFDLVPAALTLLCVLAAERRHWTAAYSALALAILLKIYPFLLLPPLFFAEQQAARATSITGAQGAARATMGISGRVAQALSWLRRCHWRNLLLCLALVLGTTGVFALLDFQGAVASQLAYFAQRPVQIESSGTLVIWLAALVGQTVRVAYTYGSINLLSPLVPAVSLGSTLALLAGYGLVLWQSARGRLAFAEASLAALLVFVATGKVFSPQYLMWLMPLVAYLTATQRRWLLWFGLIALQTSLIYPFLYTRVQDATQVWRVPGFLPLVELRNLLFLLLTVGYLFNALGLRRRSAPRLVAQAAQGGERAATRSIREAEGRR; from the coding sequence ATGTCAAATGTGCGCAGCAGTTCGGGTTCGGGAGGCCTCCCCGTTGCGGAGACCCCCGTCTCCGCCCTCTCGGCTGTGGCCCAGGGAGTCAGAGGGGGGCTAGAACGGCTGGCTGAGCCCACTGGGGGAGCGCTCTCCTTCCTGCCTCTGGCGCTGGCGCTCCTGGTCATGCTGGCACTTTCTTCCTGGCAGATGGTCTGGGCCACGTCGGACGTGACGCGCTACGAGTGCTACGGGCTGGCGTTCTGGTTCGGAGGCCAGGCCCATGCGCTGGCTCCTCAGATCGATTGTTCGTTTTTGCCCGCCCGGGCGGAGAAGCTGCCGCCTTTGCATACGCTGCCCATCGAGTACCCTCCGTTGACGCTCATCCTCTTCACCCCCGGCCTGCTTGTGCCCTCGGCTTACTATCCCCTCGTTTTCGGGCTGTTGATGGCGCTGGCTGCGCTGTTGATCTATTGGCTCCTGTTACGTTGGGGACCACGCGGAGCGGCCCTGGCCTTCACCTGCTACTTATTCCTGGGCGAGTGGGGCCTGGCCTTGTTGCGCTTTGATCTCGTACCAGCGGCCCTGACCTTGCTCTGTGTTTTGGCCGCAGAGCGCCGCCATTGGACAGCGGCCTATAGCGCGCTGGCTCTGGCTATTCTGCTCAAGATCTATCCTTTCCTGCTATTGCCCCCGCTTTTCTTTGCCGAGCAGCAGGCTGCAAGGGCGACGAGCATCACCGGCGCGCAGGGGGCAGCCAGGGCTACTATGGGGATTTCAGGACGGGTGGCGCAAGCGCTCTCGTGGCTGCGGCGCTGCCACTGGCGAAACCTGCTGCTTTGTCTTGCGCTGGTGCTCGGGACCACGGGAGTCTTTGCACTTCTGGACTTCCAGGGAGCGGTGGCCAGCCAGCTTGCATATTTCGCTCAGCGTCCTGTGCAGATTGAGTCGAGTGGCACGCTGGTGATCTGGCTGGCGGCCCTGGTCGGGCAGACGGTGCGCGTTGCCTATACCTACGGCTCGATTAACCTGCTCAGCCCCCTGGTTCCTGCCGTCTCGCTCGGCAGTACGCTGGCGCTGCTGGCCGGCTATGGACTGGTGCTCTGGCAGAGTGCGCGCGGGCGGCTGGCCTTTGCTGAGGCGTCCCTGGCGGCTCTGTTGGTTTTCGTGGCGACGGGCAAAGTGTTCAGCCCGCAGTATCTGATGTGGCTGATGCCGCTTGTGGCCTATCTGACGGCGACGCAGCGCCGCTGGTTGCTGTGGTTCGGGCTGATCGCCCTGCAGACCTCGCTCATTTATCCCTTCCTCTATACTCGGGTCCAGGACGCTACCCAGGTCTGGCGCGTACCGGGCTTTCTTCCTCTGGTCGAGCTGCGCAACCTGCTCTTCTTGCTGCTCACTGTCGGCTACCTCTTCAATGCGCTGGGCCTGCGTCGGCGCTCTGCGCCACGGCTGGTGGCCCAGGCCGCGCAGGGAGGGGAGAGAGCAGCCACCAGAAGCATAAGAGAAGCAGAGGGGCGCCGCTGA
- a CDS encoding redoxin domain-containing protein translates to MAESARSYTKTLKIGDVAPDFTLKSHVREDWHLANFRGKKNVVLAFVPFAFSRVCSAQLPSYERELERFRSADTEVVAISMDSVYALDAWSQAMRTSFPLLSDFYPQGAVVDLYGVRHPAGMAERAVILIDKEGIIRHIEVTASPSDLPDNQKLFEVLRTLQAQAN, encoded by the coding sequence ATGGCTGAGTCCGCCCGTTCCTACACAAAGACGCTCAAGATCGGCGATGTCGCTCCCGACTTTACCCTCAAAAGCCATGTCCGCGAAGATTGGCATCTCGCCAACTTCCGTGGCAAGAAAAACGTCGTTCTCGCCTTTGTGCCTTTTGCCTTCAGCCGCGTCTGCTCAGCGCAGCTGCCCTCCTATGAGCGCGAGCTGGAGCGCTTCCGGAGCGCTGACACCGAGGTGGTTGCCATCAGCATGGACAGTGTCTATGCCCTGGATGCCTGGTCGCAGGCGATGCGCACCTCCTTCCCGCTGCTCTCCGACTTCTATCCCCAAGGGGCCGTTGTCGACCTCTATGGAGTGCGTCATCCAGCAGGTATGGCGGAGCGTGCTGTCATCCTGATTGATAAGGAGGGCATCATCCGCCACATTGAGGTCACCGCGAGCCCTTCCGACCTGCCTGATAACCAGAAGCTCTTCGAAGTCCTGCGCACACTCCAGGCCCAGGCAAACTAG
- a CDS encoding NfeD family protein, translating to MDMRHHRRAPNGVRSLMLGLVSLIVALLAGAGIASLGAQPAWAASPHVDVANLNSDINPGAARFLQQAIATAASDGAQALVIVIDTPGGDLDSMKQITQAELASTVPILTYVYPPGARAASAGAFVALSAPIAAMAPTTRIGASSPVTSTGSNLDSTLLKKIENDLVAQITGTQNRYGRNATLAAKMVTEAASYDDQTALREHIVDLGARSLSELLQSVNGRSVTLASGRSVVLHTAGTALTTLNPGLFEVLYSFLLDPNVVFLLFIIALIGLYLEISHPGAIVPGVVGGIALILFLLGAGSLSPNWTGLLLMGLALVLLVLDVRLPSHGVLTVGAVISLVIGSLLFFNSDQAEHGPGVTPWIVYLMAGVVGLLSLALVSVVVRAQRQRRPSGVESMIGACAVTLTPLTPSGRVNYCGENWAASLVEPYTALDEGCEVTIVAVEGLRLYVQPGLPPAPPTDGTPTVPPSEKEDSQWETLSL from the coding sequence ATGGACATGCGCCATCATCGACGAGCGCCGAACGGCGTGCGGTCCCTGATGCTCGGGCTTGTCTCCCTGATCGTGGCCCTCCTGGCTGGGGCAGGAATAGCCAGCCTGGGCGCACAACCCGCGTGGGCCGCCTCCCCACACGTTGATGTGGCCAACCTCAACAGCGACATCAACCCGGGCGCGGCGCGCTTCCTCCAGCAGGCCATTGCCACGGCGGCCAGCGATGGGGCACAAGCGCTAGTCATTGTCATCGATACGCCTGGCGGTGATCTAGACTCCATGAAGCAGATTACCCAGGCTGAGCTGGCCAGCACGGTGCCCATCCTCACCTATGTCTATCCGCCAGGGGCGCGCGCCGCCTCGGCGGGGGCCTTTGTGGCGCTCTCCGCTCCAATTGCAGCAATGGCTCCTACCACACGCATCGGCGCCTCCAGTCCAGTGACCAGCACTGGCAGCAATCTCGATTCCACGCTGCTCAAGAAGATCGAGAATGACCTCGTTGCTCAGATTACCGGCACCCAGAACCGCTACGGACGCAACGCCACCCTGGCAGCGAAAATGGTCACCGAGGCCGCTTCCTACGATGATCAGACTGCTCTGCGTGAGCACATCGTCGACCTCGGCGCTCGTTCGCTCTCCGAGCTGCTGCAGAGCGTTAACGGACGGAGCGTTACCCTGGCCTCCGGGCGCAGCGTTGTGCTGCACACCGCCGGAACCGCTCTCACGACCCTCAATCCAGGGCTGTTCGAAGTGCTCTATAGCTTTCTTCTGGACCCCAACGTGGTCTTTCTCCTCTTCATTATCGCTCTGATCGGCCTCTACCTGGAGATCTCCCATCCAGGGGCCATTGTGCCCGGCGTTGTGGGTGGCATCGCTCTCATCCTCTTCCTGCTGGGGGCGGGATCACTCTCTCCTAACTGGACTGGCCTGCTGCTGATGGGCCTGGCCTTAGTCTTGCTGGTTCTGGATGTCCGCCTGCCCTCGCATGGTGTCCTGACTGTGGGCGCGGTTATCTCGCTCGTTATCGGCTCCTTGCTCTTCTTCAACAGCGACCAGGCGGAGCATGGTCCAGGAGTCACCCCCTGGATCGTCTACCTCATGGCGGGAGTAGTTGGCTTGCTCAGCCTGGCGCTGGTCAGTGTCGTTGTGCGGGCTCAGCGCCAGCGCCGGCCCTCGGGTGTTGAGAGCATGATCGGGGCCTGTGCCGTCACGCTGACGCCGCTGACACCCAGTGGCAGAGTGAACTACTGCGGTGAGAATTGGGCAGCCAGTCTGGTTGAACCCTATACTGCCCTCGATGAGGGCTGCGAGGTGACCATTGTGGCCGTCGAGGGCCTCCGCCTCTATGTCCAACCGGGCCTACCGCCGGCCCCACCCACCGACGGTACACCGACAGTCCCACCCTCAGAAAAGGAGGATTCCCAATGGGAGACTCTCTCGCTATAA
- a CDS encoding slipin family protein, whose translation MGDSLAISAIVVIVLIVVLILLSGLRVIQQYERGVLFVLGNLRGTRGPGLCWIPPVIARLLKVDLRIVTLTVPPQEVITRDNVTVKVTAVIYFYVVNPEAAIVNVMNYLQATTQIGQTTLRNVLGQSELDELLAQRNKINRELQAIIDEFTERWGVKVTAVEIKDVELPATMQRAMAKQAEAEREKRAKIIHAEGELQAATQLAQAANIIASEPGALQLRYLQTLTEIAVEKNSTIIFPLPLDLIEPLLRTLHAAREGRAAPAPQDGPRPTPASPYPQG comes from the coding sequence ATGGGAGACTCTCTCGCTATAAGCGCCATTGTCGTCATTGTTCTCATTGTCGTGCTCATCTTGCTTTCTGGCCTGCGCGTCATCCAGCAATATGAACGCGGCGTCCTCTTTGTCCTTGGCAACCTGCGCGGGACACGGGGTCCCGGCCTGTGCTGGATTCCCCCGGTGATCGCGCGCTTGCTGAAAGTCGACCTGCGCATCGTTACCCTGACCGTGCCCCCGCAGGAGGTCATTACCCGCGACAACGTCACCGTCAAGGTGACCGCCGTCATCTACTTCTACGTGGTCAATCCCGAGGCCGCTATTGTCAATGTCATGAACTACCTGCAGGCGACCACGCAGATTGGCCAGACCACCTTGCGCAATGTCCTGGGACAGTCAGAGCTGGATGAGCTGCTCGCTCAACGTAACAAGATCAATCGCGAGCTGCAGGCCATCATTGATGAATTCACGGAGCGCTGGGGCGTCAAAGTGACTGCGGTAGAAATCAAAGATGTGGAACTGCCAGCTACTATGCAGCGTGCTATGGCCAAGCAGGCGGAGGCGGAGCGCGAGAAGCGCGCCAAGATCATTCATGCCGAAGGTGAGCTCCAGGCCGCCACGCAGCTGGCCCAGGCGGCCAACATCATTGCCTCCGAGCCAGGTGCTCTGCAGTTGCGCTATCTGCAGACCCTGACTGAGATCGCGGTGGAGAAGAACTCAACCATCATTTTCCCTCTGCCGCTTGATCTCATCGAGCCGCTGCTCAGGACGCTGCATGCTGCTCGTGAGGGCCGGGCTGCTCCTGCGCCCCAAGATGGTCCACGCCCTACACCAGCCTCGCCTTACCCCCAGGGCTGA
- a CDS encoding orotate phosphoribosyltransferase encodes MVKEQSLDNLWLAQALFDLNGVQFGNFTVSESAVSSPVFVNPKVLISNPLALRVASKLMQQEISLAQSLRRPRVHPFNVVAGVPVGGLLLATAYSLETNTPLIYARIRPEGTGQRGIEGRYTPGDTALIIDDLITRGGSVLETAALLEEHGLKVKDVIVLIDREHGATERLRQHGYNLISILKLDVMLNHYMSRGLISEETYRVCSEYLQSKRAELRQS; translated from the coding sequence GTGGTCAAAGAGCAGTCTCTTGATAACCTCTGGCTAGCCCAGGCCCTATTCGACCTGAACGGTGTCCAGTTTGGGAACTTCACGGTCAGCGAGTCGGCGGTGAGTTCCCCGGTCTTTGTCAATCCCAAGGTGCTGATCAGCAATCCGCTGGCGCTGCGCGTAGCCAGCAAGTTGATGCAGCAAGAGATCAGCCTCGCCCAATCGCTGCGGCGTCCGCGCGTTCATCCCTTCAACGTGGTGGCTGGCGTGCCAGTCGGCGGGCTGCTGCTGGCAACGGCCTATTCATTGGAGACGAATACGCCGCTGATTTATGCACGTATCCGCCCCGAGGGGACGGGCCAGCGAGGGATCGAGGGTCGCTACACACCGGGAGATACCGCTCTGATTATCGATGACCTGATCACACGGGGGGGCAGTGTGCTGGAGACCGCAGCCCTGCTGGAAGAGCACGGTCTGAAGGTCAAGGATGTGATTGTGCTGATCGACCGCGAGCATGGAGCAACCGAGCGCCTTCGTCAGCACGGCTATAATCTGATCAGCATCCTCAAGCTTGATGTGATGCTCAATCACTATATGTCACGCGGGCTGATCTCTGAAGAGACCTATCGGGTATGCTCCGAGTATCTCCAAAGCAAGCGCGCAGAGCTGCGACAATCGTAG
- a CDS encoding ABC-F family ATP-binding cassette domain-containing protein, which yields MPLISVNSLGKVYGAERLFADVTFQINEQDRIGLVGPNGAGKSTLLKLLAGCEEPDEGTILVARGTRIGYLSQTLDLQPERTLREELLAVFNDLRSWEQELQELALAIANASERGDALQREQLLQRYAELQLRFEHAGGYTYEQRVQQVLDGLGFSRELHDVPISQLSGGQQRRAALARLLLQEPDVLLLDEPTNHLDLDALEWLEDYLQAWKGTLVVVEHDRYFLDKLVTRILELAFGRVEEYPGNYSKYLQLRAERFERRLQEYEEQQEFIQRTEEFIRRYKAGQRSRQARGREKLLSRLERLNRPQEFQELRFELKPAQESGRSVLSTHGLVVGYRQPGREPRALVRMPDLEILRGERIGLLGPNGAGKTSLLRTLIGQLPPLRGKVALGHNVHIGYYSQTHEDLDPTRTVLDEIREVAALSEESARALLARFLFEGDDVFKPIGSLSGGERSRVVLAKLALQGPNFLVLDEPTNHLDLPSRQFLEEVLATFSGTLLFVSHDRYFIDRLASRIWVIVEGLLLSYEGNYSDYRLRLQHEHGRLLAREREEESAHGISRKSLGPETVPAEVRPDQAGRSPGRGRRSRRVGQPRPRSLAAVEQEIEEHEQRVHTLEEALNEAAGKGDVAELERLTSDYETTKAELERLLAEWEQLAADQAEAEAPH from the coding sequence ATGCCACTGATTAGTGTCAACAGTCTCGGAAAAGTCTACGGCGCCGAGCGGCTCTTTGCTGATGTAACCTTCCAGATCAACGAGCAGGATCGCATCGGACTGGTCGGCCCCAACGGGGCCGGTAAGTCAACCTTGTTGAAGCTCCTGGCCGGCTGTGAGGAACCTGACGAGGGTACCATCCTCGTCGCTCGCGGAACCCGCATTGGTTACCTCTCCCAGACACTCGACCTGCAACCAGAGCGGACCCTCCGCGAGGAGCTGCTGGCGGTCTTCAACGATCTGCGCTCCTGGGAGCAGGAGCTGCAGGAGCTTGCTCTGGCTATTGCCAACGCTAGCGAGCGTGGGGATGCTCTTCAACGCGAGCAGTTGTTGCAGCGCTACGCCGAGCTCCAGCTGCGCTTTGAACATGCCGGTGGCTATACCTATGAGCAGCGGGTGCAGCAGGTGCTGGACGGCCTCGGCTTCAGTCGTGAGCTGCACGATGTGCCCATTTCTCAGCTCAGCGGCGGTCAGCAGCGGCGGGCTGCCCTGGCGCGCCTGCTCCTCCAAGAACCCGACGTGCTCCTGCTGGACGAGCCAACCAATCATCTTGATCTCGATGCCCTGGAGTGGCTGGAGGATTATCTGCAGGCCTGGAAAGGGACCCTGGTCGTCGTCGAGCATGACCGCTACTTCCTCGACAAGCTGGTGACCCGTATTCTGGAGCTGGCCTTTGGGCGCGTCGAGGAGTATCCTGGCAACTATAGCAAGTATCTGCAGCTGCGCGCCGAGCGCTTTGAGCGCCGTCTGCAGGAGTACGAAGAGCAGCAGGAATTTATTCAGCGAACCGAGGAATTTATTCGTCGCTATAAAGCCGGTCAACGCAGCCGGCAGGCCCGGGGGCGGGAGAAGCTCCTCAGCCGCCTGGAGCGTCTCAATCGCCCCCAGGAATTCCAGGAGCTGCGCTTTGAGCTGAAGCCCGCGCAGGAAAGCGGGCGCAGTGTGCTCTCTACCCACGGGCTGGTCGTCGGCTATCGTCAGCCTGGCCGCGAACCCCGGGCGCTGGTGCGTATGCCCGACCTGGAGATCCTCCGTGGCGAACGTATTGGCCTGCTCGGCCCCAATGGTGCCGGGAAGACCTCGCTGCTGCGCACCCTCATTGGCCAGCTGCCGCCGCTGCGCGGCAAAGTGGCCCTGGGCCACAACGTCCACATTGGCTACTACTCGCAGACGCACGAGGACCTTGATCCTACTCGTACAGTTCTGGATGAGATTCGCGAGGTAGCGGCTCTGAGTGAGGAAAGTGCCCGTGCTTTGCTGGCGCGTTTCCTGTTCGAGGGCGATGATGTGTTCAAGCCCATCGGCAGCCTGAGCGGCGGCGAGCGTAGCCGCGTGGTCTTGGCCAAGCTGGCATTGCAGGGGCCCAATTTCCTGGTGCTCGACGAGCCTACCAATCACCTTGATTTACCGTCTCGCCAGTTTCTGGAGGAGGTTTTAGCCACCTTCAGTGGTACCCTGCTCTTTGTCTCGCACGATCGCTACTTCATTGATCGCCTGGCAAGCAGGATCTGGGTGATCGTTGAGGGCTTGCTGCTCTCCTATGAGGGCAACTACAGTGACTATCGCCTGCGTCTCCAGCACGAGCACGGGCGCTTGCTGGCGCGGGAACGCGAAGAAGAAAGCGCTCACGGGATCTCTCGGAAGTCGCTCGGTCCAGAGACAGTGCCTGCGGAGGTCAGACCTGACCAGGCCGGGCGGAGTCCCGGGCGCGGGCGGCGCAGCCGCCGGGTGGGGCAGCCTCGCCCACGCAGTCTGGCCGCGGTTGAGCAGGAGATCGAGGAGCACGAGCAGCGGGTCCACACGCTGGAGGAGGCCCTCAATGAGGCCGCTGGCAAAGGAGACGTTGCTGAGCTAGAGCGGCTGACCAGCGACTACGAGACAACCAAAGCAGAGCTAGAGCGGCTCCTTGCCGAATGGGAGCAACTGGCGGCAGACCAGGCTGAGGCTGAGGCCCCCCATTAA
- a CDS encoding caspase family protein has product MGRRLGLLIGINQYQDRSFHPLRYAETDARAIAHWLTNSRGGRWNSSDVQLLLGAQATRQRIEQCLTQLCLQVAGPDDTLFFYFAGHAFLDEGRAEGYLALADTFYQQPASGLQLATTLLQLLGRSPARAIVCVLDCFQTGRFWGQRRASPFDCKPLPGPMLLAALQQLPNRFLLCSCRGNEFAPEQGEQNVGMLAHRLLLGLCGGAADPTSGQIIFQRLALYLQQSLGEQQRPQLFGQGLGPVVLVGEEKTETPAAAAARIGIGPGSGQPGLPQWPADPGPAPQTVQPMGQMLQPPQAPTGIAQLSPQQPALAMAAPGAEQQAALLLQQARALLQQQRPADALSHLEQALQLMPTHTEALLLKGQLLGTAGRFAEAMQAVEQVLHQEPGNALAWSMRAALLANLGQFEEALQAVERSLSLDPHNAETQTIRSAILVKMAVAQTPASPTGAPSLSSSAGPASPATSAAGTAGSPAGSGRGARRRGRALLMSLLLQAIGLGLGGLGAWLATTHPGVPGVLPLTIEGLGLAVLSANALSGCYFDGFWRFLPIPLMSLLATALPVYLLLTQSGRTRLVALVGANPQGFTAILFALLWLGLAAVLPLLLALVGLLSGWLRGVRRR; this is encoded by the coding sequence ATGGGCAGACGCCTGGGCCTTCTGATCGGCATTAATCAGTACCAGGATAGGAGCTTTCACCCCCTTCGTTACGCCGAGACAGATGCCAGGGCCATTGCGCACTGGCTGACGAATAGCCGGGGAGGGCGCTGGAATTCCTCTGATGTACAACTGCTGCTTGGAGCGCAGGCCACACGGCAGCGCATCGAGCAGTGTCTCACGCAGCTCTGCCTCCAAGTCGCAGGTCCCGATGATACGCTCTTCTTCTATTTCGCCGGGCATGCTTTTCTCGATGAAGGGCGAGCTGAGGGGTATCTTGCGCTGGCAGATACGTTCTATCAGCAGCCCGCCAGTGGCTTGCAGCTCGCCACGACGCTGCTGCAGCTGCTCGGGCGCAGCCCGGCGCGGGCCATTGTTTGTGTGCTTGACTGCTTCCAGACAGGACGCTTTTGGGGGCAGCGGCGAGCCTCGCCTTTCGATTGCAAGCCACTGCCCGGTCCCATGCTCCTGGCCGCCTTGCAGCAGCTCCCCAATCGCTTCCTGCTCTGTTCCTGTCGCGGGAACGAGTTCGCGCCCGAGCAGGGGGAACAGAATGTAGGCATGCTGGCCCATCGCCTCTTGCTCGGATTGTGCGGGGGAGCAGCAGATCCCACCAGCGGGCAGATCATTTTTCAGCGCCTTGCCCTCTACCTGCAGCAGAGCCTTGGAGAGCAGCAGCGTCCGCAGCTCTTTGGCCAGGGGCTCGGGCCAGTGGTCCTGGTAGGCGAAGAGAAGACCGAGACGCCGGCAGCAGCCGCGGCCAGGATCGGCATAGGCCCAGGCAGCGGTCAACCTGGTCTACCACAGTGGCCAGCAGATCCGGGGCCAGCCCCGCAGACTGTTCAGCCGATGGGTCAGATGCTGCAGCCACCCCAAGCTCCCACAGGCATCGCTCAACTCTCTCCTCAGCAGCCAGCACTGGCGATGGCGGCGCCAGGCGCAGAGCAGCAGGCAGCACTGCTGCTCCAGCAGGCCCGGGCCCTGCTCCAGCAGCAACGGCCCGCTGATGCCCTCTCCCATTTGGAGCAGGCTCTGCAGCTTATGCCGACTCATACCGAGGCACTCCTTCTTAAGGGGCAGCTCCTCGGGACCGCGGGCCGCTTTGCTGAAGCCATGCAGGCGGTCGAGCAGGTGCTGCATCAGGAGCCTGGCAACGCCCTGGCCTGGAGCATGCGCGCTGCTCTCCTGGCTAACCTGGGGCAATTCGAAGAGGCCCTCCAGGCTGTAGAACGTTCGCTGTCATTAGACCCACACAACGCGGAGACCCAGACGATCAGGTCGGCGATTCTGGTCAAGATGGCAGTGGCCCAGACGCCAGCATCGCCCACTGGCGCGCCTTCGCTCAGCTCCAGCGCTGGACCGGCCTCACCCGCTACGAGCGCTGCAGGCACGGCTGGCAGTCCTGCCGGGAGTGGACGAGGCGCACGTCGCCGGGGGCGGGCCTTGCTCATGAGCCTGCTACTGCAGGCGATCGGCCTGGGACTGGGGGGGCTTGGGGCCTGGCTGGCTACCACCCATCCGGGAGTTCCTGGAGTTCTCCCGTTGACCATCGAGGGCCTGGGACTGGCGGTGCTCTCTGCCAATGCGCTCTCCGGCTGCTATTTCGACGGCTTCTGGCGTTTTCTCCCCATCCCCTTGATGAGTCTGCTGGCTACTGCGCTGCCAGTCTACCTGCTTTTGACACAGAGTGGAAGGACGCGCCTGGTGGCACTGGTCGGGGCCAACCCACAGGGCTTTACGGCCATCCTATTTGCTTTGCTCTGGCTTGGCCTGGCGGCTGTCTTGCCGTTGCTGCTGGCATTGGTTGGGCTGCTGAGCGGCTGGCTGCGTGGCGTGCGCCGTCGCTAA
- the coaE gene encoding dephospho-CoA kinase (Dephospho-CoA kinase (CoaE) performs the final step in coenzyme A biosynthesis.) gives MPRVIGLTGNIACGKTTVGNMLLKLGAERYIDADALVHSLYEPGQPVTAQIAHVFGPSVVTSEGRVDRRTLGNIVFRDPEALRRLEAIVHPAVGAALLGELSQVSPSGIAVIDAVKLLEGKTAALCQSKWLVICSPEQQLRRLMERNRLSEEEALVRLRAQPSVEERLPLVDEVIDNSGSLEETRRQVASAFARFCQHFPPF, from the coding sequence ATGCCTCGTGTGATTGGCCTGACAGGAAATATTGCCTGCGGCAAAACAACCGTGGGCAATATGCTGCTGAAACTGGGTGCAGAGCGCTACATTGATGCTGATGCCCTGGTCCACTCGCTCTATGAACCGGGCCAGCCGGTTACGGCTCAAATTGCTCATGTTTTTGGCCCCTCCGTTGTGACATCGGAGGGGCGAGTTGATCGTCGGACCCTTGGTAATATCGTATTCCGTGATCCCGAGGCACTGCGTCGGCTGGAAGCCATCGTTCATCCAGCGGTTGGCGCAGCCTTGCTGGGAGAGCTGAGCCAGGTCAGCCCCTCTGGCATCGCGGTGATCGATGCCGTCAAGCTGCTGGAAGGGAAGACGGCTGCGCTCTGTCAGAGTAAATGGCTGGTCATCTGCTCGCCAGAGCAGCAGCTTCGCCGCCTGATGGAACGCAATCGGCTCAGCGAGGAGGAGGCCCTGGTGCGCCTGCGTGCCCAACCTTCGGTCGAAGAGCGTCTTCCACTGGTCGACGAGGTGATCGATAACAGCGGCTCACTGGAGGAGACTCGTCGGCAGGTTGCCAGCGCCTTCGCTCGCTTCTGCCAGCATTTTCCTCCCTTCTGA
- a CDS encoding GlsB/YeaQ/YmgE family stress response membrane protein has translation MAAASLVLAATLNPGGIIAWLIIGLIAGALAGFLVKGGGFGIIGDIIVGLIGAFLGGLIMDLLAPGASFGFWGSLVVALIGACILIFLLRLFSRGRGSTV, from the coding sequence ATGGCAGCAGCTTCGCTTGTGCTCGCGGCCACCTTGAATCCTGGAGGCATCATTGCCTGGCTTATCATTGGTCTGATCGCAGGAGCGCTGGCCGGCTTTCTGGTGAAGGGAGGCGGTTTCGGTATCATCGGAGACATCATTGTTGGGCTGATTGGGGCCTTCCTTGGTGGCCTCATCATGGATCTGCTGGCACCCGGCGCCAGCTTCGGCTTCTGGGGTAGCCTGGTTGTGGCGCTGATTGGGGCCTGCATCCTGATCTTTCTTCTGCGCCTCTTCTCGCGTGGGCGCGGCAGCACTGTCTAA